GAGCGCCTGGTCGATGCCCGCGATGGCGCTCATCAGCACCGGGCCGCCGCGGTAGAAACCGCCCCGATACATCGTCTGCCAGTGGTCCTCGATGTCGGCCGGGTCCTCGCCGACGAGGTAGCCCTCCAGCAGTTCCTCGACGGCGGCGCGGACGGTGTGTGCCCGGCCCTCGACGACCGGTTCGCCCCACCCGACGACGCCGTCGGCCGTCTCCAGTCGGAGGAACAGCCAGCGCGGCGGCACCTCGTACAGGTCGTAGTCGACGATGCGGCCGGTCACGGCCGGGCACCTCCACTCGGGGCGCTTGTCGCGTGCGTTCCCGCCGTCGGTCCCGGCTGAGTGGGTCGGTCGGTCATGGTTCGGCGTGGTCGGCCCGCGTCAAAGAAGGTCCCGTTTCCCGCGGCGCTCACGCCCGGTGTGCCGCGACGCGTCGGCGTCACAACCACGGTCAGTCCTCGTCGGCGGTCAACGCCGCCGCCGGGGCTGGCTGCGTCGAGAGGTGCGTGTCCCCGAAGCCGGATTCGAACTTGAGTCCGTACCCGAACAGCCGGTCCGCGCCGATGTGGCCCGTCCACACGAGCGCGACGAGCAGGGCGAACCGCGTCTCCGTCGCGACGCCGACCGCCCCGAGCGCCAGCGGTACCGTGTACGTGTGCACCGCGTTGTACAGGCGACTGCCGGTCCGCGGCCCCGCGAGATACCCGAGCATCGACAGGTCCGGTGCCAGCGCGAGCGCCAGCAGCAGCCAGACCGGCCCGTCGAGGAGCGACAGATAGCCGGCCAC
This sequence is a window from Halostella salina. Protein-coding genes within it:
- a CDS encoding DUF4260 domain-containing protein; this encodes MEPRTLLRVEGGVVLGLSVAGYLSLLDGPVWLLLALALAPDLSMLGYLAGPRTGSRLYNAVHTYTVPLALGAVGVATETRFALLVALVWTGHIGADRLFGYGLKFESGFGDTHLSTQPAPAAALTADED